A single Mesomycoplasma ovipneumoniae DNA region contains:
- a CDS encoding bifunctional oligoribonuclease/PAP phosphatase NrnA: MNSKPYLQIIKNIEKHDNIFVFHHIRPDGDCLGAQQGFAKAIKKNFPQKNVFLIGNNNKEFDFLNFHFDNMDSIASEFFENSLAITVDTADINRIQELDFFLNSKFETRVKIDHHPEKEEEIYDQTWIDPSFCAASEMIGFILKEEKWQIDEEIALFVYLGILTDSGRFAFPSTTARTFEIVAFLMKTNFDFSELNRLLAQRTENEVAFQAHVLGNYNKKGKVLWHYVSKSEQEKFNLSSSQVSAVNLLSNIGDALIWLFLIEYENQIRVRIRSNGPVINKIAAEYGGGGHPFAAGVNLDNKDKINQNISEILEKLEKLAEGFKRNG, translated from the coding sequence ATGAACTCAAAACCATATTTACAAATCATTAAAAACATTGAAAAACACGACAATATTTTTGTTTTTCACCACATTAGACCTGATGGGGACTGTCTTGGAGCTCAACAAGGTTTTGCAAAAGCAATTAAAAAAAATTTTCCCCAAAAAAACGTTTTTTTAATTGGAAATAACAACAAAGAATTTGATTTTCTAAATTTTCACTTTGATAATATGGATTCAATTGCAAGCGAATTTTTTGAAAATTCACTTGCAATTACAGTCGATACTGCTGATATTAATAGAATTCAAGAATTAGACTTTTTCTTGAATTCTAAATTTGAAACAAGGGTGAAAATTGACCACCACCCTGAAAAAGAGGAAGAAATTTACGATCAAACTTGAATTGATCCAAGTTTTTGTGCTGCTTCTGAAATGATCGGCTTCATTTTAAAAGAAGAAAAATGACAAATTGACGAAGAAATTGCTCTTTTTGTTTATTTAGGAATTTTAACAGATTCAGGTCGTTTTGCTTTTCCTTCAACAACGGCAAGAACCTTTGAAATTGTGGCTTTTTTAATGAAAACCAATTTTGATTTCAGCGAATTAAATCGCCTTTTGGCTCAAAGAACTGAAAATGAAGTCGCTTTTCAAGCACATGTTTTAGGAAATTACAACAAAAAAGGCAAAGTTTTATGACATTATGTTTCAAAAAGTGAACAGGAAAAATTCAACTTGTCCTCAAGTCAGGTTTCAGCAGTTAATCTTTTGTCAAATATAGGTGATGCCTTGATTTGGCTGTTTTTGATTGAATATGAAAACCAAATCCGGGTAAGAATTCGTTCAAACGGACCTGTTATTAATAAAATAGCGGCCGAATATGGCGGAGGCGGTCACCCTTTTGCTGCAGGGGTTAATTTGGATAATAAAGATAAAATTAATCAAAATATTAGCGAAATACTAGAAAAACTAGAAAAATTAGCCGAAGGTTTTAAACGTAATGGATAA
- a CDS encoding bifunctional oligoribonuclease/PAP phosphatase NrnA: MDKKIATEIKNLIENHDSIVIFHHIRPDGDCLGAQNGLKSLILENFPNKQVFAIGDFKKSFSFLDLKEDSVPEKEILEKSLAIIVDANFKNRIEFAYLFEQIRFKSILRIDHHPNEDDLGEAYRWVDPTYIAACEQIADLAHELNWKISKRSAELIYLGIYTDSGRFLYKNTSARTHFLTAVLFETGFNFSKIHEKLNAKRLSDLEFDSYIFANKKTYKNVIYYTLSIEEQQKLQKNSQNSVKPNLLANIDDYKIWLCLVQETQNSWRVEFRSTGPNVQKIALKWGGGGHLNASGTILENLEKLDLLVQDCQAEYEEWKANSSS; this comes from the coding sequence ATGGATAAAAAAATAGCAACAGAAATTAAAAATCTCATCGAAAATCACGACTCAATCGTGATTTTTCACCACATCAGACCTGATGGAGACTGTCTTGGAGCTCAAAACGGTTTGAAATCACTTATTTTAGAAAATTTTCCAAATAAGCAAGTTTTTGCAATCGGAGATTTTAAGAAATCATTCTCATTTTTAGATTTAAAAGAAGATTCAGTTCCTGAAAAAGAAATTTTGGAAAAATCCTTAGCCATAATTGTTGATGCAAACTTTAAAAACCGAATCGAATTTGCTTATTTATTTGAGCAAATTCGATTCAAATCAATTTTGAGAATTGATCATCATCCAAATGAAGATGATTTAGGTGAAGCTTATCGCTGAGTTGATCCGACTTATATTGCCGCTTGTGAACAAATTGCAGATTTAGCTCATGAATTAAACTGAAAAATTTCAAAAAGATCAGCCGAACTTATTTATCTTGGAATTTACACAGATTCAGGGCGCTTTTTATATAAAAATACATCAGCGCGAACCCACTTTTTAACGGCAGTTTTATTTGAAACTGGATTTAATTTTTCAAAAATTCATGAAAAATTAAATGCTAAAAGATTATCTGACCTTGAATTTGATAGTTACATTTTTGCTAATAAAAAAACTTACAAAAATGTAATTTATTACACTTTATCCATTGAAGAACAGCAAAAACTACAAAAAAATTCACAAAATTCAGTTAAACCAAATTTATTAGCAAACATCGATGATTATAAAATTTGACTCTGTTTAGTTCAAGAAACCCAAAATTCATGACGTGTTGAATTTCGATCAACAGGCCCAAATGTTCAAAAAATTGCCCTAAAATGAGGCGGGGGCGGTCACCTTAATGCTTCAGGAACTATTCTTGAAAACCTTGAAAAATTAGATTTATTAGTTCAGGATTGTCAAGCAGAATATGAAGAATGAAAAGCTAATTCTTCAAGTTAA
- a CDS encoding Panacea domain-containing protein: MEVVMNGIDIKKFLNYLFALYHVDSGETELYRTWVQKILWFTHWKFYRLYNEPFFSDDFESYKYGPVSWTVLKTQFFSFQTPKNTSYDLEDILDYRRNDIIDEFKGILKNDFLKDFSHDYGETFTEEQKIEAQEKRWDCFVFVFERLKKMRPNELMNLSYKQKSYKTALSNPTSKIILNETILEDSEIDVLKTDF, from the coding sequence ATGGAGGTTGTTATGAATGGGATTGATATTAAAAAATTTTTAAATTATTTATTTGCGCTTTATCATGTCGACAGCGGAGAAACTGAGCTTTATCGAACTTGAGTTCAAAAAATACTATGATTTACGCATTGAAAATTTTATAGACTTTATAATGAACCGTTTTTTTCTGATGATTTTGAGTCATACAAATATGGCCCTGTTTCATGAACAGTTTTAAAAACTCAGTTTTTTAGCTTTCAGACACCTAAAAATACCTCTTACGATCTTGAGGATATTTTAGATTATCGCAGAAATGATATAATTGACGAATTCAAGGGCATACTAAAAAACGATTTTTTGAAAGACTTTAGCCATGATTACGGCGAAACTTTTACCGAAGAACAAAAAATAGAGGCTCAAGAAAAACGGTGAGATTGTTTTGTCTTTGTTTTTGAACGGTTGAAAAAAATGCGTCCAAATGAATTAATGAACTTGTCATACAAACAAAAATCATACAAAACCGCCTTGTCCAACCCAACAAGCAAAATTATTCTTAACGAAACGATACTTGAAGACAGCGAAATAGATGTGCTAAAAACCGATTTTTAA
- the ftsY gene encoding signal recognition particle-docking protein FtsY yields the protein MSFFQKIKEKIFGSKEKKAANLDKYVAGLSKSRLSFLNQIVQLQKKHIKIDDDFFDELEEILIMSDISPNFVNTIINALKDEVRFHNIDNPELITEIIMDKMYTIYSNRSIVNINLNVKTDRINVFLISGVNGSGKTTSISKIARKYVLEGKKVLIIAADTFRAAAVEQLEIWAKRVGASIVKPATNEKDPGSVVFRGLDFAIREKMDLVLIDTAGRLQNNVNLMQELAKINKIISQKIPDGPHESLLVIDATTGQNGVSQAEIFTKATPISGIILTKMDGTSKGGIVFSIKDQLNISVKLVGLGEGMDDLQPFDLDLFIFAITKGVKNQYQI from the coding sequence ATGTCTTTTTTTCAAAAAATCAAAGAAAAAATTTTTGGTTCAAAAGAAAAAAAAGCTGCTAATTTAGATAAATACGTGGCTGGTTTGTCTAAATCTAGACTTTCTTTTTTGAATCAAATTGTTCAACTTCAAAAAAAACACATCAAGATTGATGATGATTTTTTTGATGAGCTTGAAGAAATACTAATAATGTCAGATATTTCTCCAAATTTTGTAAACACAATAATAAATGCGCTAAAAGATGAAGTTCGCTTTCATAACATTGACAATCCTGAATTAATTACCGAAATTATTATGGATAAAATGTATACAATTTATTCAAACCGGTCAATTGTAAACATAAATTTGAACGTAAAAACCGATAGAATTAACGTTTTTTTAATTTCTGGTGTTAATGGTTCTGGAAAAACAACTTCAATTTCTAAAATAGCTCGCAAATATGTGCTTGAAGGTAAAAAAGTTTTAATTATTGCAGCAGATACTTTCCGTGCGGCTGCTGTTGAGCAACTTGAAATATGGGCTAAAAGAGTTGGTGCTTCAATTGTAAAACCAGCAACTAATGAAAAAGATCCAGGCTCTGTAGTTTTTCGCGGTCTGGATTTTGCAATACGAGAAAAAATGGATTTAGTCTTAATTGATACAGCCGGAAGACTACAAAATAACGTCAATTTAATGCAAGAATTAGCAAAAATTAACAAAATAATTTCTCAAAAAATACCAGACGGGCCTCATGAGTCACTTTTGGTAATTGATGCAACAACAGGTCAAAACGGGGTCTCTCAAGCTGAAATATTTACAAAAGCAACTCCAATTTCTGGTATAATTTTAACAAAAATGGACGGCACAAGCAAAGGTGGAATCGTTTTTTCAATCAAAGATCAACTTAATATCAGTGTAAAATTAGTTGGTCTAGGCGAAGGAATGGATGACTTACAGCCGTTTGATCTAGATTTATTTATTTTTGCAATCACTAAAGGAGTAAAAAATCAATATCAAATCTAA
- a CDS encoding thioredoxin domain-containing protein, which translates to MAKISFFALGGQDENGKNCYILEIDDDIFVINAGAKIPLDSSVGVDTIIPDYTYIEENKEKIKGVFITDAKNESFSGIPWLVMKLKNVTIYSSFFTKALILDRMSKYNIEDATFEIKPIISELKISEKITIIPFSVAGSMPGSIGFCFQTEDGSIVFMSNYVVGNLGVYGETNFDLIKKVSQNPKGVLMFISDSGKSNVPGKAMNKLFARSFLEKSFLQADKNSRIVVSAYDEEMVSIQEIIDLALKFNRQITAYGKKYDKLYDMIYKLDKLTTNKIKSLPTFFDYKFANKQKNSVVLITSSPERICHRFNRVLQNDDAYFKLKKSDYVIMLTPPINGMEQLYAKVLDQIAKSVTNIVDISESDFGLARPYKEDISDMIDLLKPKYFIPIQGLYRYLVVASNIAANNKINRQNTIILQNKRIANFIDGNLFSRKKLTKGQDEIYISGYGIGDVSFEVLKERESLSQDGLIIVSFLFNPILKKIVSKVEITDHGILSRENRESYHEIIRKIIFDNFSNIKKINDKILKELQQKTQKNIKKKIFRIFDKEPNVSVIIHNIYPEEKELKMKKMLWKDAQEEIKTGVVYLEFAVDWCGDCKMQEPVNEELSEYFKNRTDVKLIQVNAEEAQLFRKKDTEYEVLFVPTHFVFKDGKPIFKKFEYAPAELLIETIEEALKK; encoded by the coding sequence ATGGCTAAAATTAGTTTTTTTGCACTAGGCGGCCAAGATGAAAACGGAAAAAATTGCTATATTTTAGAAATTGACGACGATATTTTCGTTATAAACGCAGGTGCTAAAATCCCGCTTGACAGTTCAGTTGGGGTTGACACAATTATTCCAGATTACACTTATATTGAAGAAAACAAGGAAAAAATAAAAGGTGTTTTTATAACTGACGCCAAAAATGAATCATTTTCAGGAATCCCTTGGCTAGTTATGAAACTAAAAAACGTAACGATTTATAGCTCTTTTTTCACTAAAGCGCTAATTCTTGACCGAATGAGCAAATATAATATTGAAGATGCTACTTTTGAGATAAAACCAATAATATCTGAGCTAAAAATTAGTGAAAAAATAACTATAATTCCCTTTTCGGTCGCAGGTTCAATGCCTGGTTCAATCGGTTTTTGCTTTCAAACTGAGGATGGCTCAATTGTTTTTATGTCCAATTATGTCGTTGGAAATTTAGGAGTTTATGGTGAAACTAATTTTGACTTAATCAAAAAAGTTAGCCAGAACCCAAAAGGTGTTTTAATGTTTATCTCTGATTCAGGTAAATCGAATGTGCCTGGAAAAGCAATGAACAAGCTTTTTGCTAGATCTTTTCTTGAAAAAAGTTTCCTGCAAGCCGACAAAAATTCGCGAATTGTCGTTTCAGCTTATGATGAAGAAATGGTTTCAATTCAGGAAATCATAGATCTTGCCTTGAAATTTAACAGGCAAATTACAGCTTATGGAAAAAAATATGACAAATTATACGACATGATTTATAAGCTTGATAAATTAACAACAAATAAAATAAAGAGTTTGCCAACTTTTTTTGACTATAAATTTGCAAACAAGCAAAAAAATTCTGTCGTTTTAATAACATCTAGTCCTGAGAGAATTTGTCACCGATTTAACCGTGTTCTTCAGAATGATGATGCCTATTTTAAGCTAAAAAAGTCAGATTATGTAATTATGCTAACCCCTCCAATTAACGGGATGGAGCAACTTTATGCTAAAGTTTTAGACCAAATTGCTAAATCTGTAACAAATATAGTCGATATTTCTGAATCAGATTTTGGACTAGCACGCCCATACAAAGAAGATATTTCTGATATGATTGACCTTCTTAAGCCAAAATATTTTATTCCAATTCAAGGACTTTATCGATATTTAGTTGTTGCTTCAAATATTGCGGCTAATAATAAAATAAATAGGCAAAACACAATTATTTTACAAAACAAAAGAATAGCTAATTTTATTGACGGAAATTTATTTTCACGTAAAAAACTGACAAAAGGACAAGATGAAATTTATATTTCAGGCTATGGAATTGGTGATGTTTCTTTTGAAGTGCTAAAAGAACGCGAATCATTATCTCAAGATGGATTGATAATTGTTTCCTTTTTGTTCAATCCTATTTTAAAAAAGATTGTCTCAAAAGTTGAAATAACTGATCACGGAATTTTAAGCCGTGAAAACCGTGAATCATATCATGAGATAATTCGAAAAATTATTTTTGATAATTTTTCGAATATTAAGAAAATAAATGATAAAATTTTGAAAGAATTACAACAAAAAACTCAAAAAAATATCAAAAAAAAGATTTTCCGTATTTTTGATAAAGAACCCAATGTTTCTGTTATAATTCATAACATTTATCCAGAAGAAAAGGAGCTAAAAATGAAAAAAATGCTATGAAAAGACGCCCAGGAAGAAATTAAAACTGGTGTTGTTTACTTAGAATTTGCGGTTGACTGGTGTGGTGATTGCAAAATGCAAGAGCCTGTTAATGAAGAACTTTCTGAGTACTTTAAAAACAGAACTGATGTAAAATTAATTCAGGTTAATGCAGAAGAAGCGCAATTATTTAGAAAAAAAGACACTGAATACGAAGTTCTTTTTGTGCCAACTCACTTCGTTTTCAAAGACGGTAAGCCAATTTTCAAAAAATTTGAATACGCTCCAGCAGAATTGTTAATTGAAACAATTGAAGAAGCCTTAAAAAAATAA
- a CDS encoding heat-inducible transcriptional repressor HrcA, producing MSRLDAKKEKYLKQIVENFIKTGESIGSNTLKENYSIKKSSSHLRMVMNQLEKEGFLEKPHISSGRIPTLRGFQYYAEFLSFDENEILANKLKDLFARRRVSIENTISEAFNLISESVGTTIITTTSNENDRLMSINLTQISQNEGIVVVVSSSGSVENKKITFSPSISLQDVKIAIRLFQQRLINTPLAEVSSKLIILKQELEKQIKHSDELLHHFIHKIFNFQIQNKSDVYNKNMLILDSEISRTRLVDLLNLIEKKSIWEMLDEKTTTEDETLKISIESPETSFISKKLEKSFAIKEISMIGSTKKINYSAARTGIKLLEDFLSNKNKNRKE from the coding sequence ATGTCAAGGTTAGATGCTAAAAAAGAAAAATATTTAAAGCAGATAGTTGAAAATTTTATTAAAACCGGAGAATCAATCGGTTCAAACACTTTAAAAGAAAATTACAGCATAAAAAAATCCTCTTCACACCTTAGAATGGTAATGAATCAACTTGAAAAAGAAGGTTTTTTGGAAAAACCTCATATTTCAAGTGGTAGAATTCCAACACTAAGAGGGTTTCAGTACTATGCTGAATTTTTGTCATTCGACGAAAACGAAATTTTAGCAAATAAACTAAAAGACTTGTTTGCCCGCCGACGTGTCAGCATTGAAAATACAATTTCTGAAGCATTTAATTTGATTTCTGAATCTGTCGGCACCACAATAATTACCACAACTAGCAATGAAAATGACCGTTTAATGTCAATAAACTTGACACAAATATCGCAAAATGAAGGGATTGTTGTCGTTGTTAGCTCTAGCGGCAGTGTTGAAAATAAAAAAATCACATTTTCACCTTCAATTTCTCTGCAGGATGTCAAAATCGCAATTCGCCTATTTCAACAAAGACTAATAAATACTCCATTAGCAGAAGTTTCATCAAAATTAATCATTTTAAAACAAGAATTAGAAAAACAAATTAAACATAGCGATGAACTTTTGCATCATTTTATACACAAAATTTTTAACTTCCAAATCCAAAATAAATCAGACGTTTATAATAAAAATATGTTAATCTTAGATAGCGAAATTTCTAGAACCAGACTTGTTGATTTGCTTAATTTGATTGAAAAAAAGTCGATTTGAGAAATGCTAGACGAAAAAACTACCACTGAAGATGAAACCTTAAAAATCAGTATAGAATCGCCTGAAACCTCATTTATCTCAAAAAAACTTGAAAAATCCTTTGCAATCAAGGAAATTAGCATGATAGGATCAACGAAAAAAATTAATTATTCTGCAGCGCGAACAGGCATAAAACTTTTAGAAGATTTTCTATCAAATAAAAACAAAAATAGAAAGGAATAA
- the grpE gene encoding nucleotide exchange factor GrpE: MIFENSEDKKTNLNNSEQQESEKISSESVENNLENSAQKIETETENNEKNAKKSRRFLKKESKLKDLENQIQSLTTKNISLEIESLKLKDKIKKIEDDFKSQVKIFEEKAAQKVKDIKSELQVKFENDQNHIKKYSLQPFFEEFISPFLNLKKAISYGLNAENPETSSYVKGFEMLVGQIENVMENFGITKIVPEIGGFFDSSVHEVYEVSNGEKDKISDIISIGYKLHDRVVKTALVVVGNTNEQKN, encoded by the coding sequence ATGATTTTTGAGAATTCTGAAGATAAAAAAACTAATCTAAACAACAGCGAACAACAAGAATCTGAAAAAATTTCTAGCGAGTCAGTCGAAAATAACCTTGAAAATTCAGCCCAAAAAATAGAAACTGAAACAGAAAATAATGAAAAAAACGCCAAAAAATCACGTCGTTTTTTAAAAAAGGAATCTAAATTAAAAGACCTTGAAAATCAAATCCAATCATTAACTACAAAAAACATTAGTCTTGAAATTGAGTCCTTAAAATTAAAAGACAAAATCAAAAAAATTGAGGATGACTTTAAATCTCAAGTCAAAATTTTCGAGGAAAAAGCCGCTCAAAAAGTTAAAGATATTAAATCTGAACTTCAAGTTAAATTTGAAAATGACCAAAATCACATAAAAAAATACAGCTTACAACCTTTTTTTGAAGAGTTTATTTCACCATTTTTAAATCTTAAAAAAGCAATTTCATATGGTTTAAATGCAGAAAATCCCGAAACTTCTTCATATGTAAAAGGATTTGAGATGCTTGTTGGTCAAATCGAAAATGTTATGGAAAATTTCGGAATAACAAAAATAGTGCCTGAAATAGGTGGTTTTTTTGATTCTTCAGTGCACGAAGTTTATGAAGTTTCTAACGGAGAAAAAGATAAAATTTCTGACATAATTTCAATTGGATACAAACTTCATGATCGGGTTGTAAAAACAGCGCTTGTAGTTGTTGGAAACACAAATGAACAAAAAAATTAG